One window from the genome of Manis pentadactyla isolate mManPen7 chromosome 15, mManPen7.hap1, whole genome shotgun sequence encodes:
- the CARMIL2 gene encoding capping protein, Arp2/3 and myosin-I linker protein 2 isoform X3 has protein sequence MAQAPDGISCELRGEIIKFLWPKEAELLLKTWLPEREGAERGHVLALLRWRAYLLHTCLPLRVDCTFSYLEVQAMVLQETPPQVTFELESLPVLVLEFPGVAALEQLAQHIAAAIKKIFPGSTLGKLFRRPTPHSMLARLERSNPSEATAPSRPCGGFLETYEALCDYNGFPFREEIQWDVDTIYHRQGCRHFSLGDFSHLGSRDLALSVAALSYNLWFQCLSCVDMKLSLEVLEQILHMMSQSSHLEELVLETCGLRGDFVRRLAQALAGHSGSALKELSLAGNLLDDRGVAALCRHLEHRPGALRKLSLAQTGLTPRGMRALGRALASNTAFDSVLTHLDLSGNPGALGASEDSGGLYSFLSRSNVLTFLNLAGTDIALDTLFAALSRGCCAGLTHLDASRNIFSRTKSRAAPAALQPFLSRAGTLRHLGLAGCKLPPEALRAILEGLALNTHTGDLHLDLSACELRSAGAQVIQDLVCDAGAVSSLDLADNGFGSDMVTLVLAIGRSRSLRHVSLGRNFNVRCKETLDDVLHRIVQLMQDDDCPLQSLSVAESRLKLGASVLLQALGTNPNLTALDISGNAMGDTGAKMLAKALRVNTRLRSVVWDRNHTSALGLLDVAQALEQNRSLKAMPLPLNDVAQAQRSRPELTTRAVHQIQACLLRNNRANHASSNRTSCPQPLSLVSNPSEQEVNELCQSVQEHVELLGCGAGPQGEAAVHQAEDAIQNANFSLSILPILYEAGNSPSHQWQLRQKLEGLLRQVGEVCHQDIQDFTQATLNTTRSLCPQMLQGPRWREQLEEVLVGSRGLPELLPEHLLQDAFTRLRDMRLSVTGTLAESIVAQALAGLSAARDRLVESLAQQATVAVPPAIPALAGEHSPLGPGELENLFFPEEEKEKEEDEQEQKGDSPPQKWPESSHHLHLVASTHSPAEGPEPEPELAAPGEDAEPQAGPSARGSPSPAAPGPLAGPLPRMDLPPAGQPLRHPTRARPRPRRQHHHRPPPGGPQVPPALPQEGNGLSARVDEGVEEFFSKRLIQQDHLWAPEEDPATDGGTTPVPRTLRKKLGTLFAFKKPRSTRGPRPELETSPGAAPRTRKTTLGDLLRPPARPGRGEEPGGAEGGTSSPDPTRRSRPRYTRESKAYSMILLPAEEEEAMLSTRPDKRRPLERGDMELAPSFEQRVQVMLQRIGVSRGSGSTEGKRKQSKDGEIKKAGSDGDIMDSSTEAPPISIKSRTHSVSADPTCRPGPGGQGPESTTWKTLGQQLNAELRGRGWGQQDGPGPPSPCPSPSPRKTSPSPDSLGLPEDPCLGPRNEDRPLRLQRSPVLKRRPKLEAPPSPSLGSGLGAEPLSPQPTETSNPEWSPPSPTTDQRGSGHSP, from the exons ATGGCCCAGGCCCCCGACGGCATATCCTGTGAGCTTCGAG GAGAAATCATCAAGTTCCTGTGGCCCAAGGAGGCAGAGTTGCTGCTGAAAACCTGGCTACCAGAGCGGGAGGGTGCCGAGAGAGGTCATGTCCTG GCACTGCTGCGATGGAGAGCCTATCTGCTCCACACCTGCCTCCCTCTAAGG GTGGACTGCACGTTCAGCTACCTGGAGGTCCAGGCCATGGTGCTGCAGGAGACACCCCCTCAG GTCACCTTTGAGCTAGAGTCCCTGCCTGTCTTGGTCCTGGAGTTTCCTGGTGTGGCTGCTCTGGAACAGCTGGCCCAGCACATCGCTGCAGCCATCAAGAAGATCTTCCCTGGCTCGACCCTTGG gaagctaTTCCGGAGGCCCACACCCCACTCCATGCTGGCTCGGCTGGAGAGAAGCAACCCCTCAGAGGCCACTGCACCCAGCAGACCCTGTG GTGGCTTCTTAGAGACATATGAGGCTCTATGTGACTACAATGGCTTCCCTTTCCGAGAGGAGATCCAGTGG GATGTGGACACCATCTACCATCGTCAGGGCTGCCGCCATTTCAGCCTAGGAGACTTCAGCCACCTGGGTAGTCG GGACCTGGCCTTGAGTGTGGCTGCCCTGTCCTACAATCTGTGGTTCCAGTGCCTCTCCTGTGTGGACATGAAGCTG AGCCTTGAGGTCTTGGAACAGATTCTACACATGATGAGTCAATCATCCCACTTGGAGGAACTGGTGCTAGAGACCTGTGGCCTGAGGGG AGACTTTGTCCGGCGACTGGCCCAGGCACTGGCAGGGCACTCAGGCTCTGCACTGAAGGAACTCAGCCTGGCGGGGAACCTGCTGGATGACCGAG GCGTGGCTGCACTCTGCAGACACCTGGAGCATCGTCCTGGAGCCCTGAGGAAACTCAGCCTAGCGCAGACCGGGTTGACACCTCGAG GGATGAGGGCTCTGGGGCGTGCACTGGCTTCCAACACCGCCTTTGACTCTGTCCTGACCCACCTGGACCTTTCAGGGAACCCTGGCGCACTGGGGGCCTCAGAGGACAGTGGG GGCCTCTATAGTTTCCTGAGCCGGTCTAATGTTCTGACGTTCCTGAATCTCGCAGGCACCGACATCGCCCTGGACACT CTCTTCGCAGCGCTGTCTCGAGGCTGCTGCGCCGGCCTCACGCACCTCGACGCTTCGAGGAACATCTTCTCCCGCAC GAAGTCCCGGGCTGCGCCTGCCGCGCTGCAACCCTTCCTCAGCCGCGCGGGGACGCTTCGGCACCTGGGCCTGGCTGGCTGCAAGCTGCCACCCGAAGCGCTCAG GGCCATTTTGGAAGGCCTCgcactcaacacgcacacaggCGACCTGCATCTGGACCTGAGTGCTTGTGAG CTGCGCTCAGCAGGCGCTCAGGTGATACAAGACTTAGTGTGTGACGCTGGTGCAGTGAGCTCTCTGGATCTGGCGGATAATG GCTTTGGTTCAGACATGGTGACTCTGGTCCTGGCCATTGGGAGGAGTCGGTCCCTGCGACATGTGTCTCTTGGAAGGAACTTCAACGTCCGGTGCAA GGAGACCCTAGACGACGTCCTGCACCGGATTGTCCAGCTCATGCAGGATGACGACTGT CCCCTGCAGTCTCTGTCCGTGGCTGAGTCAAGGCTGAAGCTGGGTGCCAGCGTCCTGCTCCAGGCCCTGGGCACCAATCCTAACCTGACAGCGCTGGATATCAGCGGCAACGCCATGGGCGACACAGGCGCCAAGATGCTGGCCAAGGCACTTCGGGTCAACACGCGGCTCCG ATCTGTGGTCTGGGACCGGAACCACACTTCTGCTCTTGGCCTACTGGACGTAGCACAGGCCCTGGAGCAGAATCGCAGTCTGAAGGCTATGCCTCTGCCACTGAACGACGTGGCTCAGGCACAGCGCAGCCGCCCAGAACTGACAACACGAGCAGTGCATCAG ATCCAAGCCTGTCTGTTGAGGAACAACCGCGCAAACCACGCTTCTTCCAACCGCACCTCCTGCCCTCAGCCACTAAGTCTGGTCTCCAACCCCTCGGAGCAG GAAGTGAACGAACTATGTCAGTCGGTGCAGGAGCATGTGGAGCTACTGGGCTGTGGGGCTGGGCCCCAGGGTGAAGCTGCTGTGCACCAAGCCGAGGACGCCATTCAAAATGCCAACTTCTCTCTCAGT ATTCTCCCCATTCTATATGAGGCTGGAAACTCCCCAAGCCATCAATGGCAGCTGAGGCAGAAACTGGAGGGACTCCTGAGACAGGTGGGCGAGGTCTGCCATCAGGACATTCAG GACTTCACTCAGGCCACACTGAACACAACAAGGAGCCTCTGCCCACAGATGCTGCAGGGACCCAGGTGGAGGGAACAGCTAGAGGAGGTCCTGGTGGGTTCAAGGGGCCTCCCAGAGCTGCTCCCAGAGCACCTGCTGCAAGATGCTTTTACTAGGCTCAG GGACATGCGGCTGTCAGTCACTGGGACCTTGGCAGAGAGTATTGTGGCTCAGGCTCTGGCAGGGCTGAGTGCAGCCAGGGATCGGCTG GTGGAGAGTCTGGCTCAGCAGGCAACAGTGGCAGTGCCCCCTGCCATACCGGCACTGGCTGGAGAACATAGTCCTCTTGGGCCTGGGGAATTggaaaatctttttttccctgaggaggagaaggaaaaggaagaggatgAACAGGAACAGAAG GGTGACAGTCCTCCACAGAAATGGCCTGAGTCCAGCCACCATCTTCACCTGGTCGCTTCCACTCACA GTCCTGCTGAGGGACCAGAGCCGGAGCCCGAGCTGGCGGCTCCGGGAGAAGATGCGGAGCCGCAGGCGGGGCCGTCCGCGCGCGGCTCTCCGAGCCCCGCCGCCCCCGGGCCCTTGGCAGGCCCTCTGCCTCGCATGGACCTGCCACCCGCCGGGCAGCCCCTGCGCCATCCCACCCGGGCCCGGCCGAGGCCGCGGCGCCAGCATCACCACCGCCCGCCGCCGGGGGGCCCCCAG gtgcccccagccctgccacaGGAAGGGAATGGACTCAGTGCCCGTgtggatgagggtgtggaggaaTTCTTCTCCAAAAGGCTGATCCAGCAGGATCATCT CTGGGCACCTGAGGAGGACCCAGCCACCGATGGGGGTACCACCCCTGTCCCCCGTACACTGCGAAAGAAGCTGGGGACCCTCTTTGCCTTTAAGAAGCCTCGTTCAACAAGGGGGCCACGGCCTGAACTAGAGACCAGCCCTGGGGCAGCTCCCCGCACTCGGAAAACCACACTTGGGGACCTGCTGCGGCCACCAGCCCGTCCTGGCCGTGGTGAGGAGCCTGGTGGGGCTGAGGGGGGCACCAGCAGCCCTGACCCCACCCGCAGGAGCCGGCCTCGTTACACTCGGGAAAGCAAGGCCTACTCAATGATACTGCTGCCTGCTGAGGAGGAAGAGGCAATGTTGAGCACCAGGCCTGACAAG CGGCGGCCCCTGGAGCGGGGAGACATGGAGCTGGCCCCATCCTTTGAGCAGCGGGTACAAGTGATGCTGCAGAGGATCGGTGTGAGCAGAGGCAGCGGGAGTACTGAAGGCAAAAGGAAGCAA AGCAAGGATGGTGAGATCAAGAAGGCTGGCTCAGATG GTGACATTATGGACAGTTCCACAGAAGCCCCTCCCATCTCAATCAAGTCCCGTACCCACTCTGTATCTGCTG ACCCCACGTGCAGACCTGGTCCAGGGGGCCAGGGGCCTGAGTCCACCACCTGGAAGACACTGGGACAGCAGCTGAATGCAGAGCTCAGGGGCCGTGGCTGGGGCCAACAGGATGGCCCCGGCCCCCCCTCCCCTTGTCCCAGCCCAAGCCCCAGAAAAACCAGCCCCTCTCCAGACAGCCTGGGCCTCCCAGAGGATCCTTGCTTGGGCCCCAGGAATGAAG ATCGGCCCCTGCGGCTGCAGCGCTCCCCTGTACTGAAGCGCAGGCCAAAGCTTGAGGCGCCCCCATCTCCAAGCTTAG GATCTGGCCTTGGAGCTGaacctctgtccccacagcctaCAGAGACCTCCAACCCTGAGTGgagcccaccctccccaaccacaGACCAAAGAGGCAGTGGCCACAGCCCCTGA
- the CARMIL2 gene encoding capping protein, Arp2/3 and myosin-I linker protein 2 isoform X4, with protein sequence MAQAPDGISCELRGEIIKFLWPKEAELLLKTWLPEREGAERGHVLALLRWRAYLLHTCLPLRVDCTFSYLEVQAMVLQETPPQVTFELESLPVLVLEFPGVAALEQLAQHIAAAIKKIFPGSTLGKLFRRPTPHSMLARLERSNPSEATAPSRPCGGFLETYEALCDYNGFPFREEIQWDVDTIYHRQGCRHFSLGDFSHLGSRDLALSVAALSYNLWFQCLSCVDMKLSLEVLEQILHMMSQSSHLEELVLETCGLRGDFVRRLAQALAGHSGSALKELSLAGNLLDDRGVAALCRHLEHRPGALRKLSLAQTGLTPRGMRALGRALASNTAFDSVLTHLDLSGNPGALGASEDSGGLYSFLSRSNVLTFLNLAGTDIALDTLFAALSRGCCAGLTHLDASRNIFSRTKSRAAPAALQPFLSRAGTLRHLGLAGCKLPPEALRAILEGLALNTHTGDLHLDLSACELRSAGAQVIQDLVCDAGAVSSLDLADNGFGSDMVTLVLAIGRSRSLRHVSLGRNFNVRCKETLDDVLHRIVQLMQDDDCPLQSLSVAESRLKLGASVLLQALGTNPNLTALDISGNAMGDTGAKMLAKALRVNTRLRSVVWDRNHTSALGLLDVAQALEQNRSLKAMPLPLNDVAQAQRSRPELTTRAVHQIQACLLRNNRANHASSNRTSCPQPLSLVSNPSEQILPILYEAGNSPSHQWQLRQKLEGLLRQVGEVCHQDIQDFTQATLNTTRSLCPQMLQGPRWREQLEEVLVGSRGLPELLPEHLLQDAFTRLRDMRLSVTGTLAESIVAQALAGLSAARDRLVESLAQQATVAVPPAIPALAGEHSPLGPGELENLFFPEEEKEKEEDEQEQKGDSPPQKWPESSHHLHLVASTHSPAEGPEPEPELAAPGEDAEPQAGPSARGSPSPAAPGPLAGPLPRMDLPPAGQPLRHPTRARPRPRRQHHHRPPPGGPQVPPALPQEGNGLSARVDEGVEEFFSKRLIQQDHLWAPEEDPATDGGTTPVPRTLRKKLGTLFAFKKPRSTRGPRPELETSPGAAPRTRKTTLGDLLRPPARPGRGEEPGGAEGGTSSPDPTRRSRPRYTRESKAYSMILLPAEEEEAMLSTRPDKRRPLERGDMELAPSFEQRVQVMLQRIGVSRGSGSTEGKRKQSKDGEIKKAGSDGDIMDSSTEAPPISIKSRTHSVSADPTCRPGPGGQGPESTTWKTLGQQLNAELRGRGWGQQDGPGPPSPCPSPSPRKTSPSPDSLGLPEDPCLGPRNEDGQLRLRPLSAGRRAVSVHEDQLQAPIDRPLRLQRSPVLKRRPKLEAPPSPSLGSGLGAEPLSPQPTETSNPEWSPPSPTTDQRGSGHSP encoded by the exons ATGGCCCAGGCCCCCGACGGCATATCCTGTGAGCTTCGAG GAGAAATCATCAAGTTCCTGTGGCCCAAGGAGGCAGAGTTGCTGCTGAAAACCTGGCTACCAGAGCGGGAGGGTGCCGAGAGAGGTCATGTCCTG GCACTGCTGCGATGGAGAGCCTATCTGCTCCACACCTGCCTCCCTCTAAGG GTGGACTGCACGTTCAGCTACCTGGAGGTCCAGGCCATGGTGCTGCAGGAGACACCCCCTCAG GTCACCTTTGAGCTAGAGTCCCTGCCTGTCTTGGTCCTGGAGTTTCCTGGTGTGGCTGCTCTGGAACAGCTGGCCCAGCACATCGCTGCAGCCATCAAGAAGATCTTCCCTGGCTCGACCCTTGG gaagctaTTCCGGAGGCCCACACCCCACTCCATGCTGGCTCGGCTGGAGAGAAGCAACCCCTCAGAGGCCACTGCACCCAGCAGACCCTGTG GTGGCTTCTTAGAGACATATGAGGCTCTATGTGACTACAATGGCTTCCCTTTCCGAGAGGAGATCCAGTGG GATGTGGACACCATCTACCATCGTCAGGGCTGCCGCCATTTCAGCCTAGGAGACTTCAGCCACCTGGGTAGTCG GGACCTGGCCTTGAGTGTGGCTGCCCTGTCCTACAATCTGTGGTTCCAGTGCCTCTCCTGTGTGGACATGAAGCTG AGCCTTGAGGTCTTGGAACAGATTCTACACATGATGAGTCAATCATCCCACTTGGAGGAACTGGTGCTAGAGACCTGTGGCCTGAGGGG AGACTTTGTCCGGCGACTGGCCCAGGCACTGGCAGGGCACTCAGGCTCTGCACTGAAGGAACTCAGCCTGGCGGGGAACCTGCTGGATGACCGAG GCGTGGCTGCACTCTGCAGACACCTGGAGCATCGTCCTGGAGCCCTGAGGAAACTCAGCCTAGCGCAGACCGGGTTGACACCTCGAG GGATGAGGGCTCTGGGGCGTGCACTGGCTTCCAACACCGCCTTTGACTCTGTCCTGACCCACCTGGACCTTTCAGGGAACCCTGGCGCACTGGGGGCCTCAGAGGACAGTGGG GGCCTCTATAGTTTCCTGAGCCGGTCTAATGTTCTGACGTTCCTGAATCTCGCAGGCACCGACATCGCCCTGGACACT CTCTTCGCAGCGCTGTCTCGAGGCTGCTGCGCCGGCCTCACGCACCTCGACGCTTCGAGGAACATCTTCTCCCGCAC GAAGTCCCGGGCTGCGCCTGCCGCGCTGCAACCCTTCCTCAGCCGCGCGGGGACGCTTCGGCACCTGGGCCTGGCTGGCTGCAAGCTGCCACCCGAAGCGCTCAG GGCCATTTTGGAAGGCCTCgcactcaacacgcacacaggCGACCTGCATCTGGACCTGAGTGCTTGTGAG CTGCGCTCAGCAGGCGCTCAGGTGATACAAGACTTAGTGTGTGACGCTGGTGCAGTGAGCTCTCTGGATCTGGCGGATAATG GCTTTGGTTCAGACATGGTGACTCTGGTCCTGGCCATTGGGAGGAGTCGGTCCCTGCGACATGTGTCTCTTGGAAGGAACTTCAACGTCCGGTGCAA GGAGACCCTAGACGACGTCCTGCACCGGATTGTCCAGCTCATGCAGGATGACGACTGT CCCCTGCAGTCTCTGTCCGTGGCTGAGTCAAGGCTGAAGCTGGGTGCCAGCGTCCTGCTCCAGGCCCTGGGCACCAATCCTAACCTGACAGCGCTGGATATCAGCGGCAACGCCATGGGCGACACAGGCGCCAAGATGCTGGCCAAGGCACTTCGGGTCAACACGCGGCTCCG ATCTGTGGTCTGGGACCGGAACCACACTTCTGCTCTTGGCCTACTGGACGTAGCACAGGCCCTGGAGCAGAATCGCAGTCTGAAGGCTATGCCTCTGCCACTGAACGACGTGGCTCAGGCACAGCGCAGCCGCCCAGAACTGACAACACGAGCAGTGCATCAG ATCCAAGCCTGTCTGTTGAGGAACAACCGCGCAAACCACGCTTCTTCCAACCGCACCTCCTGCCCTCAGCCACTAAGTCTGGTCTCCAACCCCTCGGAGCAG ATTCTCCCCATTCTATATGAGGCTGGAAACTCCCCAAGCCATCAATGGCAGCTGAGGCAGAAACTGGAGGGACTCCTGAGACAGGTGGGCGAGGTCTGCCATCAGGACATTCAG GACTTCACTCAGGCCACACTGAACACAACAAGGAGCCTCTGCCCACAGATGCTGCAGGGACCCAGGTGGAGGGAACAGCTAGAGGAGGTCCTGGTGGGTTCAAGGGGCCTCCCAGAGCTGCTCCCAGAGCACCTGCTGCAAGATGCTTTTACTAGGCTCAG GGACATGCGGCTGTCAGTCACTGGGACCTTGGCAGAGAGTATTGTGGCTCAGGCTCTGGCAGGGCTGAGTGCAGCCAGGGATCGGCTG GTGGAGAGTCTGGCTCAGCAGGCAACAGTGGCAGTGCCCCCTGCCATACCGGCACTGGCTGGAGAACATAGTCCTCTTGGGCCTGGGGAATTggaaaatctttttttccctgaggaggagaaggaaaaggaagaggatgAACAGGAACAGAAG GGTGACAGTCCTCCACAGAAATGGCCTGAGTCCAGCCACCATCTTCACCTGGTCGCTTCCACTCACA GTCCTGCTGAGGGACCAGAGCCGGAGCCCGAGCTGGCGGCTCCGGGAGAAGATGCGGAGCCGCAGGCGGGGCCGTCCGCGCGCGGCTCTCCGAGCCCCGCCGCCCCCGGGCCCTTGGCAGGCCCTCTGCCTCGCATGGACCTGCCACCCGCCGGGCAGCCCCTGCGCCATCCCACCCGGGCCCGGCCGAGGCCGCGGCGCCAGCATCACCACCGCCCGCCGCCGGGGGGCCCCCAG gtgcccccagccctgccacaGGAAGGGAATGGACTCAGTGCCCGTgtggatgagggtgtggaggaaTTCTTCTCCAAAAGGCTGATCCAGCAGGATCATCT CTGGGCACCTGAGGAGGACCCAGCCACCGATGGGGGTACCACCCCTGTCCCCCGTACACTGCGAAAGAAGCTGGGGACCCTCTTTGCCTTTAAGAAGCCTCGTTCAACAAGGGGGCCACGGCCTGAACTAGAGACCAGCCCTGGGGCAGCTCCCCGCACTCGGAAAACCACACTTGGGGACCTGCTGCGGCCACCAGCCCGTCCTGGCCGTGGTGAGGAGCCTGGTGGGGCTGAGGGGGGCACCAGCAGCCCTGACCCCACCCGCAGGAGCCGGCCTCGTTACACTCGGGAAAGCAAGGCCTACTCAATGATACTGCTGCCTGCTGAGGAGGAAGAGGCAATGTTGAGCACCAGGCCTGACAAG CGGCGGCCCCTGGAGCGGGGAGACATGGAGCTGGCCCCATCCTTTGAGCAGCGGGTACAAGTGATGCTGCAGAGGATCGGTGTGAGCAGAGGCAGCGGGAGTACTGAAGGCAAAAGGAAGCAA AGCAAGGATGGTGAGATCAAGAAGGCTGGCTCAGATG GTGACATTATGGACAGTTCCACAGAAGCCCCTCCCATCTCAATCAAGTCCCGTACCCACTCTGTATCTGCTG ACCCCACGTGCAGACCTGGTCCAGGGGGCCAGGGGCCTGAGTCCACCACCTGGAAGACACTGGGACAGCAGCTGAATGCAGAGCTCAGGGGCCGTGGCTGGGGCCAACAGGATGGCCCCGGCCCCCCCTCCCCTTGTCCCAGCCCAAGCCCCAGAAAAACCAGCCCCTCTCCAGACAGCCTGGGCCTCCCAGAGGATCCTTGCTTGGGCCCCAGGAATGAAG ATGGCCAGCTGAGGCTGAGGCCTCTCTCAGCAGGGCGACGAGCAGTGTCTGTGCATGAGGACCAGCTCCAGGCCCCTATTG ATCGGCCCCTGCGGCTGCAGCGCTCCCCTGTACTGAAGCGCAGGCCAAAGCTTGAGGCGCCCCCATCTCCAAGCTTAG GATCTGGCCTTGGAGCTGaacctctgtccccacagcctaCAGAGACCTCCAACCCTGAGTGgagcccaccctccccaaccacaGACCAAAGAGGCAGTGGCCACAGCCCCTGA